In Pithys albifrons albifrons isolate INPA30051 chromosome 16, PitAlb_v1, whole genome shotgun sequence, a genomic segment contains:
- the RASD1 gene encoding dexamethasone-induced Ras-related protein 1 isoform X1, with product MKLAAMIKKMCPSEAELSIPAKNCYRMVILGSSKVGKTAIVSRFLTGRFEEQYTPTIEDFHRKFYSIRGEVYQLDILDTSGNHPFPAMRRLSILTGDVFILVFSLDNRDSFEEVQRLKQQILETKSCLKNKTKENIEVPLVICGNKGDRDFYREVEPREIEQLVGGDPKKCAYFEISAKRNSSLDQMFQALFAMAKLPSEMSPDLHRKVSVQYCDILHKKALKGKKLLKEGGRGSTEEAYGIVAPFARRPSVHSDLMYIREKAIGGGQGKEKDRCVIS from the exons AAGAACTGCTACCGCATGGTCATCCTGGGCTCCTCCAAGGTGGGCAAGACGGCCATCGTCTCTCGCTTCCTCACCGGCCGCTTCGAGGAGCAGTACACGCCCACCATCGAGGACTTCCACCGCAAGTTCTACAGCATCCGCGGCGAGGTCTACCAGCTTGACATCCTGGACACATCAGGCAACCACCCCTTCCCAGCCATGCGCCGCCTCTCCATCCTCACAG GAGACGTGTTCATCCTCGTGTTCAGCCTGGACAACCGTGACTCCTTTGAGGAGGTGCAGCGCCTGAAGCAGCAAATCCTGGAGACCAAGTCGTGCCTGAAGAACAAGACCAAGGAGAACATAGAGGTGCCCTTGGTCATCTGCGGCAACAAGGGCGACCGGGACTTTTACCGGGAGGTGGAACCCCGGGAGATCGAGCAGCTGGTGGGAGGGGACCCCAAAAAATGCGCCTACTTCGAGATCTCAGCCAAGAGGAACAGCAGCCTGGACCAGATGTTCCAGGCACTCTTCGCCATGGCCAAGCTGCCCAGCGAGATGAGCCCCGACCTGCACCGCAAAGTCTCAGTCCAGTATTGCGACATCCTGCACAAGAAGGCTCTGAAAGGCAAAAAGCTGCTGAAGGAGGGCGGCCGGGGCAGCACGGAGGAGGCGTACGGCATCGTGGCCCCCTTCGCCCGGCGACCCAGCGTCCACAGCGACCTCATGTACATCCGGGAGAAAGCCATCGGCGGCGGGCAGGGCAAGGAGAAGGATCGCTGTGTGATCAGCTAG